A stretch of the Odontesthes bonariensis isolate fOdoBon6 chromosome 5, fOdoBon6.hap1, whole genome shotgun sequence genome encodes the following:
- the LOC142380689 gene encoding sulfotransferase 2B1-like, whose product MSSSEEMYLQYHGILLPRETHSSESLKFARGLKFEDDDVVAVTYPKSGTIWMQEILPLVLNGGDLTPVHTIANWDRVPWLEETRLAKVVDQLKSPRALVTHFPYNLMPRSFHTSKAKVIYVMRNPKDILVSSYYFHQMATFLEDPGTFDEFLDKFLEGRVLFGKWTDHVKSWRRAELGDRILFITYEDMVQDLPAAIRRMSDFLCRNLSEEVIQKIAEHCSFKTMKANSMSNFSLVPKDYMDSDKSPFLRKGIVGDWKNHFSPEQLARFTKGIHKELEGESFSLPWSLETTSRE is encoded by the exons ATGTCATCTTCTGAAGAAATGTATCTGCAATACCACGGGATTCTGCTCCCCAGAGAGACTCACTCCTCCGAGAGTTTAAAGTTTGCGCGTGGATTAAAGTTTGAAGACGATGACGTTGTGGCTGTCACATACCCGAAGTCAG GTACAATCTGGATGCAGGAGATCCTCCCGCTGGTGCTGAATGGGGGAGATCTGACCCCAGTACATACCATTGCAAACTGGGACCGGGTCCCGTGGCTGGAAGAGACAAGACTGGCTAAGGTTGTAGATCAGCTAAAGTCTCCACGTGCTCTGGTAACACATTTTCCTTACAACCTCATGCCTCGTTCCTTCCACACCTCCAAAGCCAAG GTGATCTATGTCATGAGGAACCCAAAGGACATCTTGGTGTCTTCTTACTACTTCCACCAGATGGCCACCTTCCTCGAGGATCCAGGAACCTTTGATGAGTTCTTGGACAAGTTCCTGGAgggcagag TTCTGTTTGGAAAATGGACGGACCATGTGAAGAGTTGGAGAAGAGCTGAGCTGGGAGACAGaattctgttcatcacatatgAAGACATGGTTCAG gACCTTCCTGCAGCTATCAGGCGTATGTCAGACTTCCTGTGCCGTAATCTGAGTGAGGAAGTCATTCAGAAGATTGCAGAACATTGCTCTTTCAAAACCATGAAGGCCAACAGCATGTCCAACTTCAGCCTGGTTCCTAAGGATTACATGGACAGTGACAAGTCTCCTTTCTTGAGGAAAG GAATTGTTGGAGATTGGAAGAACCACTTCAGCCCAGAACAACTGGCCCGGTTCACAAAGGGCATTCACAAAGAGCTGGAGGGTGAGAGCTTCTCTCTGCCGTGGAGCCTGGAAACTACCAGCAGAGAATGA